A single region of the Streptomyces sp. NBC_01262 genome encodes:
- a CDS encoding acetyl-CoA C-acetyltransferase, with protein MMTEALIYDAVRTPRGKGRNGALHSVKPVTLAAGLLRALAERNRLDTTAVDDVVLGVVSPVGEQGADLARTAVLAAGWDVRPAGVQLNRFCASGLEAVNMAAAKVASGFEDLVVAGGVESMSRVPMGSDGGAWITDPATSLATGFVPQGVSADLLATLEGFTRADLDAFAVTSQARAIEAQEKGYFARSLVPVTDQNATLLLDQDEAVRPGTTLRRLGRLKPSFTFSGELGFDAVAIDRYPRVERIDHVHTAGNSSQIVDGAAAMLIGNERAGRDLGLIPRARVVAATVTGTEPTIMLTGPAPAARKALDRAGLTLDDIDLFEVNEAFAAVVLKFRRDLGIPEDKVNVNGGAIALGHPLGATGCMILGTLLDELERRDLRRGLATLCVGGGMGIATIIERI; from the coding sequence ATCATGACCGAAGCGCTGATCTACGACGCCGTACGCACCCCGCGCGGCAAGGGCAGAAACGGGGCGCTGCACAGCGTCAAGCCCGTCACGCTGGCCGCCGGGCTGCTGCGGGCACTCGCCGAGCGGAACCGGCTGGACACCACCGCCGTGGACGATGTCGTGCTCGGCGTCGTCTCGCCGGTCGGCGAGCAGGGCGCCGACCTGGCCCGTACGGCGGTGCTGGCGGCCGGCTGGGACGTACGCCCGGCCGGGGTCCAGCTCAACCGCTTCTGCGCCTCGGGCCTGGAGGCCGTCAACATGGCGGCCGCCAAGGTGGCCTCCGGCTTCGAGGACCTGGTGGTCGCGGGCGGTGTGGAGTCGATGTCGCGGGTCCCGATGGGCTCCGACGGAGGCGCCTGGATCACCGACCCGGCCACCAGCCTCGCCACCGGCTTCGTGCCGCAGGGCGTGAGCGCCGACCTGCTCGCCACCCTGGAGGGCTTCACCCGAGCCGACCTCGACGCCTTCGCCGTGACCTCGCAGGCCAGGGCCATCGAGGCCCAGGAGAAGGGGTACTTCGCCCGCTCGCTGGTCCCGGTCACGGACCAGAACGCCACGCTGCTGCTCGACCAGGACGAAGCCGTCCGGCCCGGCACCACACTGCGGCGCCTCGGCAGGCTGAAGCCCAGTTTCACCTTCTCCGGCGAACTCGGCTTCGACGCGGTCGCCATCGACCGCTATCCGCGCGTCGAGCGCATCGACCATGTCCACACCGCGGGCAACTCCTCCCAGATCGTGGACGGCGCCGCCGCCATGCTGATCGGCAACGAGCGGGCGGGGCGCGACCTCGGCCTCATCCCCCGGGCCCGTGTCGTCGCCGCCACCGTGACCGGCACCGAGCCCACCATCATGCTCACCGGCCCCGCACCGGCCGCCCGCAAGGCCCTCGACCGGGCCGGGCTCACCCTCGACGACATCGATCTGTTCGAGGTCAACGAGGCCTTCGCCGCCGTGGTCCTGAAGTTCCGGCGCGACCTCGGCATCCCGGAGGACAAGGTCAACGTCAACGGCGGCGCCATCGCGCTCGGCCACCCGCTCGGCGCCACCGGCTGCATGATCCTGGGCACCCTGCTCGACGAACTGGAGCGCCGCGACCTGCGCCGCGGGCTCGCCACCCTGTGTGTCGGCGGCGGCATGGGCATCGCCACCATCATCGAGCGGATCTGA
- a CDS encoding AraC family transcriptional regulator — MASPPAYGAPARSVAIHHVRASLRGAERHGVDITPLLEQAAIPPHLLEVPLARVSPQQFALLTKAVWEALDDELQGLGPQPLKVGTFAMMCHAVVHCPDLRSALERGSAFYRLFPGGPRFRLEESEAQDEARVVFDLTAFDDPDHYLAESATVVTHRVAGWLIRRRISLTRVELGYPAPAHALEYDLLYGAPCTFRAPHTALVFDRAVLDHPVLQDEAGLRAFLRRAPGDVLARLDYGSTTAAQVRRLLGQSLPDRMPDPQEVAARLAVSPQTLRRRLAAEDTSFQRIRDQLRRDVAISALATGAVSIEDISQRLGFSEPSAFHRAFKRWTGSAPRSYQPGERPGQ, encoded by the coding sequence ATGGCCTCACCTCCCGCGTACGGCGCTCCCGCCCGCTCGGTCGCCATCCACCATGTGCGGGCCTCGCTGCGCGGCGCCGAACGGCACGGCGTGGACATCACCCCGCTTCTGGAACAGGCGGCCATCCCGCCGCATCTGCTGGAGGTCCCGCTCGCCCGGGTGTCGCCCCAGCAGTTCGCCCTGCTCACCAAGGCGGTGTGGGAGGCGCTCGACGACGAGTTGCAGGGCCTGGGGCCGCAGCCCCTGAAGGTGGGCACCTTCGCGATGATGTGCCATGCCGTGGTGCACTGCCCCGATCTGCGGTCCGCGCTGGAGCGTGGCAGCGCCTTCTACCGGCTGTTCCCCGGCGGGCCCCGGTTCCGTCTGGAGGAGTCCGAGGCCCAGGACGAAGCGCGGGTGGTCTTCGATCTCACGGCCTTCGACGATCCCGATCACTACCTCGCCGAATCCGCCACCGTCGTCACGCACCGCGTTGCGGGGTGGCTGATCCGCCGCAGGATCAGCCTCACCCGGGTGGAGCTGGGTTATCCGGCGCCTGCCCATGCCCTGGAGTACGACCTGCTCTACGGCGCCCCGTGCACTTTTCGCGCCCCGCACACCGCCCTCGTCTTCGACCGGGCGGTCCTCGACCATCCGGTGCTCCAGGACGAGGCCGGGCTGCGCGCCTTCCTGCGCCGTGCCCCGGGCGATGTGCTGGCCCGCCTGGACTACGGCAGCACCACCGCCGCCCAGGTGCGCCGGCTGCTCGGGCAGTCGCTGCCGGACCGGATGCCCGACCCGCAGGAGGTGGCGGCCCGGCTGGCGGTGAGCCCGCAGACCCTGCGCCGCCGGCTGGCCGCGGAGGACACCTCCTTCCAGCGGATCCGTGACCAGCTCAGACGGGATGTGGCCATCTCGGCGCTGGCAACGGGCGCCGTCTCCATCGAGGACATCTCGCAGCGGCTGGGGTTCTCCGAACCCAGCGCCTTCCACCGCGCCTTCAAACGCTGGACCGGCTCGGCTCCCCGCTCCTACCAACCGGGGGAACGCCCGGGTCAATGA
- a CDS encoding acyl-CoA dehydrogenase family protein — protein sequence MRNGYFDDAHEAYRTAWRGFVEREVVPRQAGWERDGIVGKDIWRLAGEQNLLCPWADPAYGGLGLADLRYEQIAIEELASAAESGFAAPLHSGIVAPYLAEFGTEDQKTRHLTPAVSGETLLAIAITEPGTGSDVAAIRTRAVPAPDGDGWLLNGAKTFISSGINADLVLVAARTGEDHSIGLFLVAAGAPGFTRGRKLDKLGLRTSDTAELFFDDVHVPASDVLGGPDQGFVLLMRQFALERLVVAMGAIAHAGAALRETVAYTKERSAFGRPLAKFQDTRFRLAAMRARITSAQAFVDACVLAYNQGTLTADEAAEAKLVTTELQGEVVDDCLQMFGGYGYMWEYPICRRYADARIQRIYGGTSEIMKEIISRSMDL from the coding sequence ATCAGAAACGGCTATTTCGACGATGCCCACGAGGCGTACCGGACCGCATGGCGCGGCTTTGTCGAGCGCGAGGTCGTGCCCAGGCAGGCCGGCTGGGAGCGGGACGGGATCGTCGGCAAGGACATCTGGCGGCTCGCGGGCGAGCAGAACCTGCTGTGCCCATGGGCCGATCCCGCGTACGGCGGCCTGGGCCTGGCCGACCTGCGGTACGAGCAGATCGCCATCGAGGAACTGGCGAGCGCCGCCGAGTCCGGCTTCGCGGCCCCGCTGCACTCCGGCATCGTCGCCCCGTACCTGGCCGAGTTCGGCACCGAGGACCAGAAGACCCGGCACCTCACCCCTGCGGTCTCCGGCGAGACCCTGCTTGCCATCGCGATCACCGAGCCCGGTACCGGCTCGGACGTGGCCGCCATCCGTACGCGCGCGGTGCCCGCCCCGGACGGGGACGGCTGGCTGCTCAACGGGGCCAAGACCTTCATCTCCAGCGGCATCAACGCCGATCTCGTCCTCGTCGCCGCCCGCACCGGCGAGGACCACTCGATCGGACTGTTCCTCGTGGCCGCCGGCGCCCCCGGCTTCACCCGGGGCCGCAAGCTCGACAAGCTCGGCCTGCGGACCTCGGACACCGCCGAGCTGTTCTTCGACGACGTCCACGTCCCGGCCTCCGACGTGCTCGGCGGGCCGGACCAGGGCTTCGTCCTGCTGATGCGGCAGTTCGCCCTGGAACGGCTCGTCGTCGCCATGGGCGCGATCGCCCACGCCGGGGCGGCGCTGCGGGAGACGGTCGCCTACACCAAGGAGCGCTCCGCCTTCGGGCGTCCGCTGGCGAAGTTCCAGGACACCCGCTTCCGGCTGGCGGCGATGCGGGCGCGGATCACCTCCGCCCAGGCCTTCGTCGACGCCTGCGTCCTGGCGTACAACCAGGGCACTCTCACCGCCGACGAGGCCGCCGAGGCGAAGCTCGTGACCACCGAACTGCAGGGCGAGGTCGTCGACGACTGCCTGCAGATGTTCGGCGGATACGGCTACATGTGGGAGTACCCGATCTGCCGCCGATACGCCGACGCCCGCATTCAGCGGATCTACGGCGGCACCTCCGAGATCATGAAGGAGATCATCAGCCGCTCCATGGACCTGTAA
- a CDS encoding 3-hydroxyacyl-CoA dehydrogenase NAD-binding domain-containing protein, giving the protein MTTDLTTHHIHYERDRYGIVTLTLDLPGSANVMNTDYRIAMAAAVDRLEAERDGISGVVVTSAKETFFAGGDLDALIAVTPDTAPAFAAELAAIKDQLRRLETLGRPIAAAINGSALGGGLEIALACHHRVCLDDPAVRLGFPEATLGLLPGAGGVTRTVRLLGVQAALPLLTEGRRLRPGQAREAGWVHELAAGHDELLDKARAWVLANPGAVQPWDTPGHQVPDLKPLDPASYALLAAGPAVLRKKTHGCYPAPEKILAAAVEGALLDFDTALRVESGYLLELVTGQVAKNLIGTFWFQLNELKAGRSRPSGHAPYRTRKVGVLGAGMMGAGIAQVSAVAGIDVVLKDVSAEAAERGRARIAEALGERHATALDRITPTGDDADLAGCDLVIEAVFEDRRLKNTVLAAAESAAPPHAVIASNTSTLPITGLADAVPDPDRFIGLHFFSPVARMPLVEIIRGEKTSDATLARAFDYVLQIGKTPIVVNDSRGFYTTRVFGTYITEGAALVAEGVHPALVENVARKAGMAVGPLAVLDEVTLTLPLQAHDQALDQATPGAPYADPAYRLLDTLARELGRTGKAAGAGFYDYPADGGPKTLWPGLTARWTKPDDAGVPEQDIHDRLLFVQALETVRILGQGVLTSVADANIGSVYGIGFAPWTGGTLQFVNAYGPQAFVDRADHLADTYGERFRPPATLRGKAGHGKGF; this is encoded by the coding sequence ATGACCACTGACCTGACCACCCATCACATTCATTACGAGCGGGACAGATACGGCATCGTCACCCTGACGCTGGACCTGCCCGGCTCGGCGAACGTCATGAACACCGACTACCGCATCGCCATGGCCGCGGCTGTCGATCGCCTGGAGGCCGAACGCGACGGCATCTCCGGGGTCGTGGTCACCTCCGCCAAGGAGACCTTCTTCGCGGGCGGCGACCTCGACGCGCTGATCGCCGTCACCCCGGACACCGCACCCGCCTTCGCGGCCGAACTGGCCGCGATCAAGGACCAGTTGCGCCGCCTGGAGACCCTCGGCCGCCCCATCGCCGCCGCCATCAACGGCAGCGCGCTGGGCGGCGGCCTGGAGATCGCCCTCGCCTGCCACCATCGCGTCTGCCTCGACGACCCCGCCGTCCGCCTGGGCTTCCCCGAAGCCACCCTCGGCCTTCTCCCCGGCGCGGGCGGCGTCACCCGCACCGTGCGGCTGCTCGGCGTCCAGGCCGCCCTGCCGCTGCTGACCGAGGGCAGGCGGCTGCGCCCCGGCCAGGCCCGGGAGGCCGGCTGGGTCCACGAACTCGCCGCCGGGCACGACGAGCTGCTGGACAAGGCCCGCGCCTGGGTGCTGGCCAACCCCGGCGCCGTACAGCCCTGGGACACCCCCGGCCACCAGGTGCCCGACCTCAAGCCGCTCGATCCGGCGTCGTACGCGCTGCTCGCCGCCGGCCCGGCCGTCCTGCGCAAGAAGACCCACGGCTGCTACCCGGCACCGGAGAAGATCCTCGCCGCCGCGGTGGAGGGCGCGCTGCTGGACTTCGACACCGCTCTGCGGGTCGAGAGCGGCTATCTGCTGGAGCTGGTCACCGGCCAGGTCGCCAAGAACCTCATCGGCACCTTCTGGTTCCAGCTCAACGAACTCAAGGCGGGCCGCTCCCGTCCGTCCGGCCACGCCCCCTACCGCACGCGCAAGGTCGGCGTGCTCGGCGCGGGCATGATGGGGGCGGGCATCGCCCAGGTCAGCGCGGTCGCCGGGATCGACGTGGTGCTGAAGGACGTCAGCGCCGAGGCCGCCGAGCGCGGCCGGGCCCGGATCGCCGAGGCACTGGGCGAGCGTCACGCCACCGCCCTGGACCGGATCACCCCCACCGGCGACGACGCCGATCTCGCCGGCTGCGACCTGGTCATCGAGGCGGTCTTCGAGGACCGCCGGCTGAAGAACACCGTCCTCGCCGCCGCAGAGTCCGCCGCCCCGCCGCACGCGGTGATCGCCTCCAACACCTCCACCCTCCCCATCACCGGCCTGGCCGACGCCGTCCCGGACCCCGATCGCTTCATCGGCCTGCACTTCTTCTCGCCCGTCGCCCGCATGCCGCTGGTCGAGATCATCCGCGGCGAGAAGACCTCGGACGCCACCCTGGCCCGCGCCTTCGACTACGTCCTCCAGATCGGGAAGACTCCGATCGTGGTCAACGACAGCCGCGGCTTCTACACCACCCGGGTCTTCGGTACGTACATCACCGAAGGCGCCGCGCTTGTCGCCGAGGGCGTCCACCCGGCGCTGGTCGAGAACGTCGCCAGAAAGGCCGGCATGGCCGTCGGGCCCCTCGCGGTCCTCGACGAGGTCACCCTGACCCTCCCCCTCCAGGCCCACGACCAGGCCCTCGACCAGGCCACGCCCGGCGCCCCGTACGCCGATCCCGCCTACCGGCTGCTCGACACGCTCGCCCGCGAACTCGGCCGCACCGGAAAGGCAGCCGGCGCCGGCTTCTACGACTATCCGGCCGACGGCGGTCCCAAGACGCTCTGGCCCGGCCTGACCGCACGCTGGACCAAGCCGGACGACGCCGGGGTGCCCGAACAGGACATCCACGACAGGCTGCTGTTCGTCCAGGCCCTGGAGACCGTACGCATCCTCGGCCAGGGCGTCCTGACCTCGGTCGCCGACGCCAACATCGGTTCGGTGTACGGCATCGGCTTCGCCCCCTGGACCGGCGGCACCCTGCAGTTCGTCAACGCCTACGGCCCACAGGCCTTCGTCGACCGCGCCGACCACCTCGCCGACACCTACGGCGAACGCTTCCGGCCCCCCGCCACCCTGCGCGGGAAAGCCGGCCACGGGAAGGGCTTCTGA